The following are encoded in a window of Rubellicoccus peritrichatus genomic DNA:
- a CDS encoding polysaccharide biosynthesis/export family protein, giving the protein MKDLWKTIFLVSASSLFMLSLAAQSSVAIDTTSIDDLKEAERNEEISAISESFGLSSDGEPVFGAQLFQGDFKDLSFSGFNPEYQVGIGDKIQAMVWGALQLELDLTVDPQGNIFIPEVGPIKVLGVRNADLNEVISEKVKRVFSQNVEIYANLASAQDVKVFVSGYVTRPGLYQGFASDSVLYYLDRAGGIDLNRGSFIDITVKRGGKILQKLDLYEFLGSGTLPLTQFQDGDSIFVGSIRNTATVMGQVSNPARFEFIDDQVPLYQLLELATPEATATHVSIKRQLRGRQEAFFFPLDEAREIPIEAEDEVTVTSRHVPETILVTITGEHEGEGQQVLTYGAILADAIARIRPSSRSDINSAQLFRESVAERQKQLLNQMLDNLERTTLNARSHTLEEAQLRLQESEMIIRFIERGRQVQPKGQVLLDNPQAAKDIFLEDGDVIYIPQKTKLVTVYGEVKFPNTQIFNPEYYIKEYIEKAGGYTDNAETDEIILIRKNGLVENVGTGRWVEPLPGDEIFVLPKPDDKTLQFAKDISTILYQIALSARVVIGL; this is encoded by the coding sequence ATGAAAGATCTTTGGAAAACCATATTTCTAGTCAGCGCTTCTTCTCTTTTTATGCTGAGCTTGGCGGCACAGTCGTCAGTCGCGATAGATACCACCTCTATCGACGATCTCAAAGAAGCTGAAAGAAACGAAGAAATCAGCGCAATCAGTGAAAGCTTTGGCCTATCTTCAGATGGAGAGCCCGTTTTCGGAGCCCAATTGTTTCAAGGTGACTTTAAAGATTTATCATTCAGCGGCTTTAACCCGGAGTATCAGGTAGGGATTGGCGATAAGATACAGGCTATGGTCTGGGGGGCACTGCAATTAGAATTGGATCTGACTGTAGACCCTCAAGGCAACATCTTCATACCTGAAGTCGGCCCAATTAAAGTATTAGGAGTAAGAAACGCCGACCTCAATGAGGTCATCAGCGAAAAGGTGAAACGCGTATTCTCCCAGAATGTTGAAATTTATGCCAACCTGGCCAGTGCTCAGGATGTAAAGGTCTTCGTCAGCGGCTACGTAACACGGCCCGGCCTCTACCAGGGTTTTGCTTCAGATTCAGTTCTCTACTACCTGGACCGTGCAGGAGGCATTGATCTCAATCGAGGCAGCTTTATCGATATCACCGTAAAGCGCGGCGGAAAGATACTTCAAAAACTCGATCTTTATGAATTCCTTGGTTCAGGAACCCTTCCACTGACTCAGTTCCAGGATGGAGACTCGATTTTCGTCGGCTCCATACGCAACACTGCAACCGTTATGGGACAAGTTTCCAACCCTGCCCGCTTTGAGTTCATTGATGACCAGGTCCCTCTTTATCAATTACTTGAGTTAGCCACCCCTGAGGCCACGGCTACACACGTCAGTATCAAGCGACAGCTACGAGGCCGCCAGGAAGCATTCTTCTTTCCTTTGGATGAAGCACGCGAGATTCCAATTGAAGCTGAAGATGAGGTGACAGTGACATCACGCCACGTACCGGAGACAATCCTCGTCACCATTACCGGAGAACATGAAGGAGAAGGCCAGCAAGTCCTGACCTATGGAGCAATACTCGCTGATGCGATTGCCCGCATACGCCCAAGCTCGCGTTCTGATATCAACTCTGCTCAACTCTTCCGTGAATCTGTAGCAGAACGACAAAAGCAGTTACTGAATCAGATGCTGGATAATCTGGAGCGCACCACTCTCAATGCGCGCTCACACACACTTGAGGAAGCCCAGCTCCGCTTACAGGAGTCAGAAATGATCATTCGCTTTATTGAGCGTGGTCGTCAGGTTCAGCCCAAGGGACAAGTCCTTCTCGATAATCCACAAGCTGCAAAAGATATATTCCTTGAAGACGGAGATGTCATTTACATCCCCCAAAAAACCAAACTCGTCACTGTTTATGGAGAAGTTAAGTTTCCCAATACACAGATTTTCAATCCTGAGTATTACATCAAAGAGTATATTGAAAAAGCAGGTGGTTATACTGATAACGCAGAAACCGATGAAATCATCCTGATTCGCAAAAACGGTTTGGTTGAGAACGTGGGAACCGGTCGCTGGGTTGAGCCACTTCCAGGCGATGAGATTTTTGTCCTACCAAAGCCAGACGACAAGACCCTCCAATTTGCTAAGGATATCTCTACGATTCTATACCAAATTGCATTGTCTGCTAGAGTCGTCATTGGCCTCTAA
- a CDS encoding HpcH/HpaI aldolase family protein codes for MTSPRQKLKSGKPLIGSWINTGSPIVAELMAQFGFDFLCVDAEHSAVDLPQAQQIFQAIQSGNPNCAQFVRLHGVDYAFAKRYLDAGARGIIGPLVTTREEAELLVQATKYPPLGKRGVGFCRANQYGTNLQTEFDRANEEGVVAVQIEDIKAVENIDNILSVKGIDAAFIGPYDLSASMGLTAQFDHPDYIEARDRILEACKSNNVAAGIHVVKPDSDELLARISEGYRLVAFSLDITILTDSLQKNMSKIHNAIDSLA; via the coding sequence ATGACTTCACCACGCCAAAAGCTCAAATCAGGTAAGCCACTCATTGGCAGCTGGATTAATACAGGTTCGCCAATCGTCGCCGAACTGATGGCTCAATTCGGATTCGATTTCCTATGTGTCGATGCTGAGCACTCGGCTGTCGACCTGCCTCAAGCGCAGCAAATCTTCCAGGCAATCCAGTCAGGCAATCCGAACTGCGCCCAATTTGTCCGCCTGCATGGTGTTGATTATGCCTTCGCTAAGCGCTACCTGGATGCGGGCGCACGAGGAATCATAGGACCACTGGTTACCACACGTGAAGAAGCTGAGTTATTGGTTCAAGCAACAAAGTATCCCCCTCTCGGCAAACGAGGGGTCGGCTTTTGCCGGGCAAATCAATACGGTACCAATCTACAAACGGAATTTGATCGCGCAAACGAAGAAGGTGTTGTCGCAGTCCAAATCGAAGATATCAAGGCAGTCGAAAACATTGATAATATTCTTTCCGTTAAAGGAATCGATGCTGCTTTTATTGGCCCCTATGACCTGAGCGCATCGATGGGATTAACCGCCCAGTTTGATCATCCCGATTACATTGAAGCCAGAGATCGAATTCTTGAAGCCTGTAAAAGCAACAACGTTGCGGCGGGCATCCATGTAGTCAAACCAGACTCTGATGAGCTCTTAGCTCGAATTTCCGAAGGATATCGCTTGGTTGCGTTCAGTCTAGACATAACGATTTTAACTGATAGTTTACAAAAAAACATGTCTAAGATTCATAACGCGATAGACTCACTCGCCTGA
- a CDS encoding glycosyltransferase family 2 protein, whose translation MIEFTFIIPSYQQGRFIRRCLDSIWDQGLPRESYEVMIMDGGSKDETASIVSNHPLQPTFISEPDRGQAHAVNKGLAQAKGQYIAWINSDDYYHPKAFFFLREYLLKHPEAKVVYGDGDIVDENERYVCPYPTEDWNHNRLADKCFLCQPSVIFHRDVFETVGMLDEDLHLALDLEYWMRAGREFSFTRLPIKVACSRHYEGTKSNTRPLQMQIEALLVGHKHIGRWSRRRLWSVTENRLIIKKPKLAPEMIHSNREHLLFWTYKIAGYLRLRSRPSLSKYLEKLLQESPSR comes from the coding sequence ATGATCGAGTTCACTTTCATCATTCCATCCTATCAGCAAGGTCGTTTCATACGGCGTTGCTTGGATAGTATTTGGGATCAAGGACTGCCGCGAGAATCCTATGAAGTCATGATCATGGATGGGGGGAGTAAAGATGAAACTGCCTCTATCGTCAGCAATCATCCACTGCAACCTACTTTCATTAGCGAACCTGATCGTGGACAGGCTCATGCCGTCAACAAGGGACTAGCCCAGGCAAAAGGCCAGTATATCGCATGGATTAACTCAGACGATTATTATCACCCGAAGGCTTTTTTCTTTCTCCGTGAATATCTTCTAAAGCACCCCGAGGCGAAGGTTGTATATGGAGATGGAGATATTGTGGATGAAAACGAGCGCTATGTTTGCCCATACCCAACCGAAGACTGGAATCATAATCGCCTGGCAGACAAATGCTTTCTGTGCCAACCATCGGTAATTTTTCATCGAGATGTTTTTGAAACAGTAGGCATGCTTGATGAAGATCTCCATCTTGCTCTTGATCTCGAATACTGGATGCGAGCCGGACGAGAGTTTTCATTCACACGCTTACCGATCAAAGTAGCCTGCTCAAGGCACTATGAAGGTACAAAGTCGAACACACGCCCTCTACAAATGCAAATTGAAGCCCTTCTCGTCGGGCATAAGCATATTGGACGCTGGTCACGGCGAAGACTCTGGTCAGTAACCGAGAATCGATTGATTATTAAAAAGCCTAAGCTTGCTCCAGAAATGATTCATTCCAATCGTGAACACCTTCTTTTTTGGACATATAAAATCGCTGGTTATCTTCGCCTCAGGTCGCGACCATCACTATCCAAGTATCTGGAAAAACTTCTTCAGGAAAGTCCGTCGCGATAA
- a CDS encoding glycosyltransferase, which produces MSEFCLYPVVSSQETANDLIARAVWAFTGTSLERLVILRQGDWSLDAFQQPDNLDPSIDSLFEQFRARIEVLDTSPETLPKICDTFLLWDEAPEHQAFLKAQAAGVRVWRVDKLATRMEGSFWIEANLSLLNDRDAIIAQSKEKLQQCSDELRHFDRATIFASGPSVAAYRDFSYEDSLSIVCNSVVMDGAMLDYVNARILCFADPLFHFGPSLYSHVFRQRMRKVVEERSMWVFIPIKYYQTLIAHVPEIADRVIALPFAKRKDFNLDIVKDPELKVTANILTYLLLPIASTFARRVELIGCDGRPLAENQYFWSFNRSTQINDQMDNIKEVHPSFFKIDYNDYYTDHCETLETLVHSAEASGHEVVSLTPSHIPVLQRRSPPPGQSALEQLIHESSANSILLSLNPDLKGRFGHYLHFDRKLRNAAQQCDVDLLTLASRDVDLKAEDADWPVIPFFSLPIFHSNKSNNHNKPYREWATGFCREIEILIDVLKRSDKKKTIRVFLYMSTPRAVGEFINALSNVDLPHVEWIFNLTSIYPKTYPMEAALKDARIGLMRYLVTMAPSLERLYRIRLITDTDELRKLLGFSSEKLPVLPMFGITELETDAVNASEVKKPRVLYPSNAQSLKGYSLLPEVARKVEERIPGACQIILRTHAPIGREQDEMAELTQSIPKSVTQIDGVLDEKDYRELLTSTNVLLLPYRAEAFYARTSGQLVDALTLGIPMVATRETWSGRIVEMTGYGETFSDGSVEEMADAVVKVVQNLESYRNGCRKAAEEWLAENTPEKVISLLLEELSDYEGVEKRSEKLALANEIKVRMDASPKQGSARFLEIAIARFRGWMQSISEK; this is translated from the coding sequence ATGTCAGAGTTTTGCCTATATCCAGTGGTTTCCAGTCAGGAGACAGCCAATGATCTGATCGCCCGTGCGGTTTGGGCTTTTACTGGAACCTCACTTGAACGTCTGGTCATATTGCGACAAGGCGATTGGTCATTGGATGCTTTTCAACAACCGGATAATCTCGACCCTTCAATTGACTCTCTTTTTGAGCAGTTCAGAGCCAGGATTGAGGTGCTTGATACAAGTCCTGAAACTTTGCCTAAGATCTGCGATACCTTTTTACTCTGGGATGAGGCTCCTGAGCATCAAGCCTTTCTTAAGGCTCAGGCAGCAGGAGTCCGCGTCTGGCGAGTAGATAAGCTGGCGACTCGGATGGAGGGGTCATTTTGGATAGAGGCCAATCTGTCGCTATTAAATGATCGCGATGCGATCATTGCCCAGTCAAAAGAAAAGCTGCAGCAATGTTCAGATGAGCTGCGACATTTTGATCGGGCCACCATTTTTGCCAGCGGTCCGAGTGTCGCTGCATATCGCGACTTTTCCTATGAAGATTCGCTTTCGATTGTTTGCAATAGCGTGGTGATGGATGGGGCGATGCTTGACTACGTGAATGCGCGTATTCTTTGCTTTGCAGATCCACTGTTTCATTTTGGCCCTTCTTTATACAGTCATGTTTTTCGACAGCGTATGCGCAAAGTTGTCGAAGAAAGGAGCATGTGGGTCTTTATTCCGATAAAATATTATCAGACCCTCATAGCGCATGTGCCAGAAATCGCAGACCGGGTAATAGCCCTTCCTTTCGCAAAACGTAAAGACTTTAACCTCGATATTGTCAAAGACCCTGAGCTGAAGGTAACCGCCAATATCCTTACCTACTTGCTCTTGCCCATTGCTTCGACTTTTGCACGCAGGGTTGAATTAATTGGATGTGATGGTCGTCCATTGGCAGAGAATCAATACTTCTGGAGCTTTAATCGCTCGACTCAGATCAACGACCAGATGGACAATATTAAGGAAGTCCATCCATCTTTTTTTAAGATAGATTACAATGATTACTATACCGATCATTGTGAGACTCTGGAGACACTGGTTCATAGCGCTGAGGCATCCGGTCATGAAGTGGTGTCGCTTACTCCATCTCATATTCCGGTTTTACAGCGACGTTCTCCTCCTCCCGGTCAGTCAGCGCTTGAGCAACTTATTCACGAATCTTCAGCGAATTCAATTCTGCTTTCTCTGAATCCGGACTTAAAAGGTCGTTTTGGCCATTACCTGCACTTTGACCGAAAGTTGCGCAATGCGGCTCAGCAATGTGATGTCGATCTGTTGACTCTCGCTTCGCGTGATGTTGATCTGAAGGCCGAAGATGCAGATTGGCCTGTCATACCGTTTTTTAGTTTACCTATTTTTCATTCGAATAAATCGAACAATCACAATAAACCATACAGGGAGTGGGCTACTGGATTTTGTCGTGAGATTGAGATACTCATCGATGTTCTGAAGAGATCTGATAAGAAAAAAACGATCAGGGTTTTTCTCTACATGAGTACGCCTCGTGCAGTAGGCGAGTTTATCAATGCTTTGTCCAACGTGGATCTGCCACACGTCGAATGGATATTTAACCTTACATCGATTTATCCTAAAACTTATCCAATGGAAGCTGCATTGAAGGATGCTCGTATTGGATTGATGCGTTATTTGGTTACAATGGCGCCGAGCCTGGAGCGGCTTTATCGAATTCGTCTTATTACGGATACAGACGAGTTGCGAAAACTCTTGGGGTTTTCTTCCGAAAAACTTCCGGTTTTGCCGATGTTTGGAATTACAGAGCTGGAGACTGATGCTGTTAATGCCAGTGAGGTAAAGAAACCAAGAGTCTTGTATCCTAGCAATGCGCAGAGTCTCAAAGGTTATAGTTTACTGCCTGAAGTTGCCCGTAAAGTCGAAGAGCGCATACCAGGAGCATGTCAAATTATTCTGCGCACGCACGCTCCTATTGGACGTGAGCAGGATGAAATGGCAGAGCTGACTCAGTCCATCCCTAAGAGTGTCACGCAGATTGATGGAGTACTCGACGAGAAGGACTATCGGGAGTTACTGACATCCACGAATGTGCTGCTGTTGCCTTATCGTGCAGAAGCATTCTATGCGCGAACGTCGGGTCAGTTGGTTGATGCCCTAACCCTTGGGATTCCAATGGTTGCTACGCGCGAAACTTGGTCCGGACGAATCGTGGAGATGACTGGATATGGTGAGACCTTTAGTGATGGCTCGGTAGAAGAAATGGCTGATGCCGTAGTCAAAGTCGTTCAGAATCTGGAATCTTATCGCAATGGGTGCCGAAAAGCGGCTGAGGAATGGTTGGCGGAAAACACACCGGAAAAAGTGATTTCACTTTTGCTGGAAGAGCTTTCAGATTATGAAGGGGTGGAGAAAAGATCTGAAAAGCTCGCATTAGCGAATGAGATCAAGGTTCGCATGGATGCTTCTCCAAAGCAGGGCTCTGCTCGATTTCTTGAAATTGCTATTGCACGTTTTCGCGGCTGGATGCAGTCAATATCTGAAAAGTGA
- a CDS encoding carbon starvation protein A has product MLPIILILSAFVLVIAYRFYGRFLSQRCQLDDSRPTPAKSNNDGVDFVPTHHAMLFGHHFSSIAGAGPIVGPILATMYFGWGPTLIWILLGAIFVGGVHDFGSTLMSIRNQGRTISQVTKDLISPRTAKFFRIFLFLALVYVIIVFLDLTATTFVSSPAVATASGWFIAFALLFGLALRMMRLPIWATLLFFVPVTFAGLWVGHLFPAGGPSKEFWILAIVIYCFVAAVLPVNVLLQPRDFLSSMFLYVMMGLGVVGLLFSGEAMQVPVFHGFTTDHVNPGYLFPVLFITVACGACSGFHSMVSSGTTSKQIKRESDTRRVAYGSMLVEGLLAVFALATIAILSESDVQGKSPVAIFSIGAAVFMKTLGIPQELGMEFTALTVSTFLLTTLDTCTRLARFLIEEFFEWRNESSRYAGTFIVLLIPAVFAFQTFNGLPAWKAIWPLFGATNQLMAALALVTFVVYLKHNAVRYRFALIPAAFMLVTPLVALGFMVIDSELGLTLQGISLAMLVLGLYVSGMSLKFVFNPNTLTAPASP; this is encoded by the coding sequence ATGCTCCCTATAATTTTAATTTTATCAGCCTTTGTTCTGGTCATTGCTTATCGCTTTTATGGGCGTTTTCTCTCCCAGCGTTGCCAGCTCGATGACTCACGACCAACTCCAGCGAAATCCAATAATGACGGTGTTGATTTTGTACCAACTCATCACGCCATGCTTTTCGGTCATCACTTCTCGTCTATTGCGGGCGCCGGTCCCATTGTCGGCCCAATCCTGGCCACAATGTATTTCGGTTGGGGGCCAACCCTGATATGGATTTTACTTGGTGCCATCTTCGTTGGTGGAGTCCATGACTTTGGCAGCACATTAATGTCGATTCGCAATCAGGGCCGTACGATCAGCCAAGTGACAAAAGATCTTATCAGCCCTAGAACAGCCAAGTTTTTTCGTATTTTCCTATTCCTGGCCCTTGTCTATGTCATCATTGTTTTCCTCGACCTGACAGCAACGACCTTTGTCTCATCACCAGCAGTTGCAACGGCGTCAGGTTGGTTCATTGCCTTCGCTTTGCTTTTTGGACTCGCTTTGCGCATGATGCGATTGCCCATCTGGGCGACTCTTTTGTTCTTCGTTCCAGTCACCTTTGCCGGCTTATGGGTTGGACATCTCTTCCCTGCAGGTGGACCATCAAAGGAATTTTGGATTCTGGCCATTGTTATCTACTGCTTCGTCGCTGCGGTCTTACCAGTCAATGTATTGCTCCAGCCGAGAGACTTTCTCAGCTCCATGTTTCTATATGTTATGATGGGACTGGGAGTCGTCGGACTTCTTTTCTCTGGCGAAGCAATGCAGGTGCCGGTTTTCCATGGCTTTACAACAGACCATGTAAATCCAGGCTACCTTTTCCCTGTGCTTTTCATTACCGTAGCTTGCGGTGCCTGTAGTGGATTCCACAGCATGGTCTCAAGCGGAACAACATCCAAGCAAATCAAACGTGAGTCGGACACCAGACGGGTTGCCTACGGGTCCATGCTGGTAGAAGGACTACTCGCTGTTTTTGCCCTGGCGACAATCGCGATCTTATCCGAATCGGATGTACAAGGTAAGAGCCCTGTTGCGATTTTCTCGATCGGCGCGGCTGTTTTCATGAAAACCCTTGGAATTCCTCAAGAGTTGGGGATGGAATTCACTGCTTTAACGGTCAGCACTTTTTTGCTTACGACACTCGACACCTGCACGCGACTGGCCCGTTTCCTGATTGAGGAATTTTTCGAATGGAGAAATGAATCCAGCCGTTATGCCGGAACATTTATCGTATTGCTGATTCCGGCGGTATTTGCATTTCAGACCTTTAACGGACTGCCAGCATGGAAGGCGATCTGGCCACTCTTTGGGGCAACCAATCAACTCATGGCTGCGCTCGCACTGGTCACCTTTGTCGTTTATTTAAAGCATAATGCAGTCCGCTATCGGTTTGCCCTCATTCCAGCAGCATTCATGCTTGTTACACCATTGGTAGCCCTTGGATTTATGGTAATCGACTCTGAGCTAGGCCTTACTCTACAAGGCATCAGCCTCGCCATGCTTGTACTTGGTCTTTACGTATCCGGCATGTCCCTGAAATTTGTTTTCAACCCAAACACGTTAACCGCTCCAGCATCTCCCTGA
- a CDS encoding phosphotransferase — protein sequence MSQLLPERREELSKEFPEIILLDVDDPEGLSAYLNSRGMLGDDEVIRSAGLAGEGNMNLTLRVKTDRQRLILKQSFPWVQKYPQIDAPWDRIIREARFYGLTSENASVSSRTPKLFDLDIQSRIAILEDLGEAADFTTVYSGEAINPKDAATLGDWLASLHLGDFDPNNRSALTNRDMRELNHAHIFEIPLQSDNGLNLDTITPGLADAAKDLKSNEDYVKTVQNLGQTAYLEDGPTLLHGDYFPGSWLITDQGIRIIDPEFCFFGKSEFDVGVALAHFAMSGQSGNVAEAFMLSYNAGEAFDMKLANQLAGVEIMRRLIGYGQLPLTADLENKKALLKRSLELVLK from the coding sequence ATGTCTCAACTACTACCTGAACGTCGAGAAGAGCTCTCAAAAGAATTCCCGGAAATCATACTTTTGGATGTGGATGATCCGGAAGGCCTATCCGCATACCTTAATTCCCGAGGCATGCTGGGAGACGATGAAGTAATCCGGTCAGCCGGCCTGGCCGGCGAGGGAAACATGAATCTCACACTCCGGGTAAAGACCGACCGGCAGCGATTGATTCTCAAACAATCTTTTCCCTGGGTTCAGAAATATCCGCAAATCGACGCTCCCTGGGATCGTATCATCCGCGAAGCCCGCTTTTATGGACTCACTTCAGAAAATGCGAGCGTATCATCAAGAACGCCAAAGCTGTTCGATCTCGATATTCAATCGCGTATCGCTATCCTGGAGGACTTGGGTGAAGCCGCTGATTTCACCACTGTTTACTCGGGTGAAGCAATCAATCCGAAGGATGCCGCAACTCTGGGAGACTGGCTTGCCTCCCTTCATCTAGGAGACTTCGATCCGAATAATCGCTCTGCTCTAACCAATCGTGACATGCGTGAATTAAATCACGCACATATCTTTGAAATCCCCCTTCAATCTGATAACGGATTGAACTTGGACACAATCACTCCTGGTCTCGCCGATGCAGCCAAAGACCTGAAATCGAATGAAGACTATGTCAAAACGGTCCAAAACCTTGGGCAAACTGCATATCTTGAGGATGGCCCTACCCTACTCCATGGAGATTATTTTCCAGGCAGCTGGCTTATCACAGATCAAGGCATTCGTATCATTGATCCGGAGTTCTGCTTTTTTGGAAAATCAGAGTTTGATGTTGGTGTTGCCCTTGCACATTTCGCAATGTCCGGGCAATCAGGCAATGTCGCCGAAGCATTTATGCTGTCATACAACGCTGGCGAAGCTTTCGACATGAAATTAGCTAACCAACTTGCAGGCGTTGAAATCATGCGTCGTCTGATTGGTTATGGTCAACTACCGCTCACAGCTGATCTCGAAAATAAAAAGGCGTTATTGAAACGCTCTCTGGAGCTTGTTTTGAAATAA
- a CDS encoding Gfo/Idh/MocA family oxidoreductase, whose amino-acid sequence MVQQFKEAKEIRVGVVGYGGAFNMGKHHLKEMEAAGMTPVAVTEMDPERLAVATKDYPGIGTFDSIDAMLAESDVNLITLITPHNTHAPLGVQALEAGRHVVCEKPLAITTAECDAMIAAAEKSGVMLSTYHNRHWDGLPRTAVDLVKEQGAIGDVYKIDCRMGSRHLPGDWWRSSKTISGGVMYDWGVHLLEYALQVIDSEITEVSGYAKKGFWAPQIKWAEDSNEDEARAVVRFANGVWLTLTISTLDSDPKQGIVEISGTEGSIVFGDPHNDYRLIQWKDGNRTTTEGKQLETVGHRYYENVAAYLTGKADLIITPEWSRRPIHILDLADQSAATGKALSAKYA is encoded by the coding sequence ATGGTCCAGCAATTTAAAGAGGCGAAAGAGATTCGAGTGGGTGTTGTCGGTTACGGCGGTGCATTTAACATGGGCAAACATCACTTGAAAGAGATGGAAGCTGCCGGGATGACGCCCGTGGCTGTTACCGAGATGGATCCTGAGCGCCTGGCTGTGGCGACTAAGGATTACCCTGGAATCGGGACTTTCGACAGCATTGACGCCATGTTGGCAGAGTCTGATGTCAACCTCATCACTTTGATTACTCCGCATAATACCCATGCTCCGTTGGGAGTTCAGGCACTGGAAGCCGGCCGGCATGTGGTTTGTGAAAAGCCATTAGCTATCACGACAGCAGAGTGTGACGCGATGATTGCAGCCGCAGAGAAGAGCGGCGTTATGCTGTCAACTTACCATAACCGCCATTGGGACGGACTTCCACGGACGGCTGTCGATTTGGTTAAGGAACAGGGGGCAATTGGTGATGTTTATAAGATCGATTGCCGGATGGGCAGTCGGCATCTTCCAGGAGATTGGTGGCGTAGCAGTAAAACGATTTCCGGAGGTGTGATGTATGATTGGGGCGTTCACCTTTTGGAGTATGCTCTCCAGGTCATAGACTCTGAGATTACCGAGGTGTCAGGTTATGCCAAAAAAGGATTTTGGGCACCTCAGATCAAATGGGCGGAAGATTCCAACGAAGATGAGGCAAGAGCTGTGGTCCGCTTTGCCAATGGAGTTTGGTTGACGCTTACAATCAGCACGCTGGATTCTGATCCCAAACAAGGAATTGTAGAGATCAGCGGGACTGAAGGCAGCATTGTTTTTGGTGACCCGCACAATGACTATCGTCTTATCCAGTGGAAGGATGGCAATCGCACTACCACCGAGGGCAAGCAATTGGAGACAGTTGGTCATCGATACTACGAAAATGTTGCCGCCTATCTAACAGGCAAAGCTGACTTGATTATCACACCGGAGTGGTCACGCCGTCCTATCCATATCCTTGACCTCGCCGATCAAAGCGCTGCCACCGGAAAGGCGCTCTCAGCTAAATACGCTTAA